One segment of Leptospira fletcheri DNA contains the following:
- a CDS encoding tetratricopeptide repeat protein, which produces MAEPSSPEYSPQDLEQISSILDPLNRNPDASDDLNPMQPVFRDKMGFSMPISIGDEPENGEEGFSEEPSEEFGEGEEEGEETPRPSTGRPKPLSFSDEDDIDLDELLNQPASETAPSAEEDPFADMDSSPSETSEGEDFDFPAPEAEQEESSDFGEKPAATDDFGMGEGDPFSGLDSNQELDAPFDSPPSDDFQSAESDPFAGMDTGTGLEDFEATPTSPPLEEDPFAGLGEETTPASDFGGTDTEDPFADFDASAMESAPEDEFGLEEGDPFAAAPISEKETDFGDLGFDSSPEPSSFDSEPHQQESDPFSDFAPVSGTGSQDPFSDLSGATSLPEADPFADFASEPVSEMDLGGGPEGSDFTSFSPDLDAEGESDTETPSFEDDLRSLGGDEREELDKSLSDEELAIIQKEILRYPPLLRRTVIESIVQDKLSKKSQRDLLELIKVESSPEDVAAFLSSALGTSVSVVDKSGAYSADGVPIISSDPIFTKEGLVERRKRIRRTVYTLAATLLFAFGAYFTYFGIIRPKQASQHYESGLEQIREMGSKKILGQLGEEDRKRYLIQIESHFDKGAEILPNNLKYLNLYGIEYSRAGEYELAYEKLFGRIEPDLGFGPSTNSWSRRENAPLVRLASGENWNDKKLKRPLGVNQGKEGIRFLLDQEKNPRKVMTAGAFLVMRLKERIHDNDTYRNLGWFHSQITPDFAEPEGKRGKYKNDSLAVDYYRRVFTDGESPYDEKATAGIGKIYYNRREFGKAASFYNRIVEANPKSVTGQSGLVSTYIEMWKESGDPQFVLNHHRLLRGNLDMESDLPFFTMAKLASFYTSLDPEELRIKYNINPVDQVSGIEIEESALRLLDTIYRKSEEDERTKVEIEGKDYAEGYYQRGLYYLALKENVQARRFFEKAASLDGKHWLAVLELAEHSIRVGNFDEARALLKEAEERYDRSANWFGTRDEDETLYEGNPTRIHFDQGKIRYLSSAGLSNRESIKEFPGRKIYPFRARTEDDGKSLSVLKEEEERKNRRNELRASLIEFSRVDSEEPKYELIRKWRRELSPHLLREMKFFRGWVEYMDSDFDKALVDWTGFEDKDEYYNATLMMGKGNALLYTKQTKTALGYFLRVKEDMEERIPGMGTPKSDDPYHQEVYQTLTAAYNNIGACYEILARNAGPQQSESYTAEALQNYWKAVETARKIGDSSEIALSNKDLLFKREALRRNPLLEDWVAPTLESIRDLVRK; this is translated from the coding sequence AATCCGATGCAACCCGTGTTCCGGGACAAGATGGGTTTTTCCATGCCCATTTCGATCGGGGACGAACCGGAAAACGGCGAGGAAGGTTTCTCCGAAGAACCGTCGGAAGAGTTCGGAGAAGGGGAAGAAGAGGGAGAAGAAACTCCGCGCCCCTCTACGGGAAGGCCGAAACCTCTTTCGTTTTCGGACGAAGACGATATCGATTTAGACGAATTATTGAATCAGCCGGCATCGGAAACCGCTCCTTCTGCCGAAGAAGATCCCTTTGCGGACATGGATTCTTCCCCCTCCGAAACGAGTGAGGGAGAAGATTTTGATTTTCCGGCTCCGGAAGCGGAACAGGAAGAATCATCCGACTTCGGTGAAAAACCTGCAGCTACGGATGACTTCGGAATGGGAGAAGGAGATCCTTTTTCCGGTTTAGACTCCAATCAAGAATTGGACGCACCTTTCGATTCCCCGCCTAGCGACGATTTTCAATCCGCAGAGTCCGATCCTTTCGCCGGAATGGACACGGGCACCGGTCTCGAGGATTTCGAAGCGACTCCAACCTCCCCTCCCCTCGAAGAAGATCCGTTTGCAGGCTTGGGAGAAGAGACGACTCCGGCTTCCGATTTCGGAGGAACGGATACGGAAGATCCTTTTGCCGACTTTGATGCTAGCGCTATGGAATCCGCTCCCGAAGACGAGTTCGGATTGGAAGAGGGAGATCCATTTGCCGCAGCTCCAATCTCGGAAAAAGAAACGGATTTCGGGGATCTCGGTTTCGATTCTTCCCCAGAACCTTCTTCCTTCGACAGCGAACCTCACCAGCAAGAATCGGATCCGTTTTCCGATTTTGCACCGGTTTCCGGCACGGGAAGCCAAGATCCTTTTTCCGACTTATCGGGAGCGACTTCCTTGCCAGAAGCGGATCCTTTTGCGGATTTTGCCTCCGAACCGGTCTCCGAAATGGATTTGGGCGGAGGGCCCGAAGGTTCCGACTTTACCAGCTTTTCCCCCGATCTGGATGCGGAAGGGGAAAGCGATACGGAAACTCCCTCCTTCGAGGATGACCTCCGGTCTTTGGGAGGAGACGAAAGAGAGGAACTGGATAAGTCGCTTTCCGACGAAGAATTAGCGATCATACAGAAAGAGATCCTACGTTATCCTCCTTTGCTTAGAAGGACGGTAATCGAATCCATCGTCCAAGACAAGCTCTCTAAAAAATCCCAGAGAGATTTACTAGAACTCATCAAAGTGGAAAGCAGCCCGGAAGACGTGGCGGCATTCCTTTCCTCGGCGCTCGGAACTTCCGTCAGTGTGGTGGACAAAAGCGGCGCCTATTCTGCGGACGGCGTTCCCATTATTTCCTCCGACCCGATCTTTACGAAGGAAGGCCTGGTCGAAAGGCGCAAACGAATCCGCAGGACCGTTTATACGTTAGCCGCTACCCTATTGTTCGCGTTCGGCGCTTATTTTACCTATTTCGGTATCATCCGTCCCAAACAAGCTTCACAGCATTACGAAAGCGGACTGGAGCAGATCCGCGAGATGGGTTCCAAGAAAATTTTGGGTCAACTCGGCGAAGAGGATAGAAAAAGATATCTGATTCAGATCGAAAGCCATTTCGACAAAGGCGCCGAAATCCTTCCGAACAATCTGAAATATCTGAATCTGTACGGAATCGAATACAGCCGTGCCGGAGAATACGAACTCGCCTACGAAAAACTCTTCGGCCGGATCGAACCCGACCTTGGATTCGGTCCTTCCACGAATTCCTGGAGTCGTCGCGAAAACGCCCCTCTCGTGCGTTTGGCTTCCGGAGAAAATTGGAATGATAAGAAATTGAAACGTCCGTTAGGAGTGAACCAAGGGAAGGAAGGAATACGTTTTCTTTTGGATCAGGAAAAAAATCCTCGAAAAGTCATGACGGCGGGAGCGTTTCTCGTAATGCGCTTGAAGGAAAGGATCCACGACAACGATACGTACCGAAATCTAGGTTGGTTCCATTCCCAAATCACTCCGGATTTTGCGGAACCTGAAGGGAAACGGGGAAAATACAAAAACGATTCCTTGGCGGTCGACTACTACCGACGCGTGTTCACGGACGGAGAAAGCCCTTACGACGAAAAGGCCACCGCTGGGATCGGTAAAATCTATTACAATCGTCGCGAATTCGGAAAAGCGGCTTCGTTTTACAATCGAATCGTGGAAGCCAATCCGAAGAGCGTAACGGGCCAGTCCGGTTTGGTTTCCACGTATATCGAAATGTGGAAGGAAAGCGGAGATCCCCAGTTTGTTCTGAACCACCACCGACTCCTGAGAGGAAATTTGGACATGGAGTCGGATCTACCGTTCTTTACCATGGCCAAACTGGCCTCGTTTTATACGTCTCTGGATCCAGAAGAATTAAGGATCAAATACAATATCAATCCAGTGGACCAGGTCTCCGGAATCGAAATCGAAGAGAGCGCGCTCAGACTCTTGGATACCATTTATCGCAAATCCGAAGAAGACGAGAGAACCAAAGTGGAAATCGAAGGCAAGGATTATGCGGAAGGTTATTACCAGCGTGGCCTTTATTATCTTGCGTTAAAGGAAAACGTTCAGGCAAGAAGGTTCTTCGAAAAGGCGGCCAGCCTAGACGGCAAACATTGGTTGGCGGTCTTGGAATTGGCAGAACATTCGATTCGAGTCGGGAATTTCGACGAAGCGCGCGCTCTGTTGAAGGAAGCGGAAGAGAGATACGATAGAAGCGCCAATTGGTTCGGCACCAGAGACGAAGACGAAACTCTTTACGAAGGAAATCCGACCAGGATTCATTTCGATCAAGGCAAGATCCGTTATCTTTCCTCCGCGGGACTATCCAACCGGGAATCCATTAAGGAATTTCCCGGAAGAAAAATCTATCCTTTCCGCGCAAGAACCGAGGACGACGGAAAAAGTCTCTCCGTCCTGAAGGAAGAGGAAGAACGAAAGAACCGACGTAACGAATTAAGAGCTTCGCTCATCGAATTTTCCAGAGTGGATTCGGAAGAACCCAAATACGAATTGATCCGTAAATGGAGAAGAGAACTCTCCCCTCACCTTTTAAGGGAAATGAAATTTTTCCGCGGTTGGGTCGAGTACATGGATTCGGATTTCGACAAGGCCCTGGTCGATTGGACGGGATTCGAAGACAAGGACGAATACTACAACGCTACCCTAATGATGGGCAAAGGGAACGCGCTGCTGTATACCAAACAGACAAAGACCGCCTTAGGTTATTTTCTCAGGGTCAAAGAGGACATGGAGGAGAGAATTCCGGGAATGGGAACTCCCAAATCGGATGATCCGTACCACCAGGAAGTCTATCAAACACTTACCGCCGCCTACAATAATATAGGCGCGTGCTATGAAATTCTGGCCAGAAACGCGGGTCCCCAGCAGTCGGAATCCTACACGGCGGAGGCCCTACAGAATTACTGGAAAGCCGTGGAAACGGCCAGAAAAATCGGAGATTCGAGTGAAATCGCACTTTCCAATAAGGATCTACTCTTTAAACGGGAGGCTTTGCGCAGAAACCCGTTGTTGGAAGACTGGGTGGCTCCGACTTTGGAATCGATCCGAGACCTGGTAAGGAAATAA
- a CDS encoding WecB/TagA/CpsF family glycosyltransferase: MKQPGEIRHLSAKDDRDYLLDYQSLDIDNLEKTDILGVPFENASLDEAVAKIYHLMEEKDHYHHVLLLDPVKTMALRKGKKLHRIAQKASLILAEGAGLQWAARRLGGELKERIPTIALMMDLVRLCELRNYSIFLLGGKEDIIEKVYFNLSRHFPGVRIVGRHAGYMNTQRELLVKESIRKTSPNIIFLAMDFPDQEIWIENNTAFFGHAVVIGVAGAMDILSGKVRKAPNFFKLKGLTWFWRILVRPWRLIRLSRMIGFFLFVWVKSLFQKRK, from the coding sequence ATGAAGCAACCTGGGGAAATCCGTCACCTCTCTGCGAAAGACGACCGAGATTATCTTCTAGATTATCAATCTCTAGATATAGACAATCTGGAAAAGACGGACATTTTAGGCGTTCCGTTCGAGAACGCGAGCCTGGATGAGGCGGTGGCCAAAATCTATCATTTGATGGAGGAGAAGGATCACTACCATCACGTTCTTCTGTTGGACCCTGTTAAGACCATGGCTTTGCGCAAGGGGAAGAAACTCCACAGAATCGCGCAGAAAGCGAGCCTGATTCTGGCGGAGGGAGCCGGATTGCAATGGGCCGCTAGACGTCTGGGAGGCGAACTCAAGGAAAGGATCCCGACCATCGCTTTGATGATGGACTTAGTCCGGTTATGCGAGTTGCGCAATTACTCCATTTTCCTCTTGGGCGGAAAAGAAGATATTATAGAAAAAGTATATTTTAATCTTTCCAGACATTTTCCGGGAGTCCGAATCGTGGGCCGTCACGCAGGATACATGAACACTCAGCGGGAACTTTTGGTAAAGGAATCCATTCGAAAGACCAGTCCGAATATCATATTTCTTGCAATGGATTTTCCGGACCAGGAGATTTGGATCGAGAATAACACCGCTTTCTTCGGTCACGCGGTGGTGATCGGAGTGGCCGGCGCCATGGACATCCTTTCCGGGAAAGTCCGAAAGGCCCCGAATTTCTTTAAATTGAAAGGACTCACTTGGTTTTGGCGGATCCTCGTCCGGCCTTGGAGGTTGATTCGACTCAGTAGGATGATCGGTTTTTTCCTTTTCGTCTGGGTAAAATCCCTCTTCCAAAAAAGGAAATAG
- a CDS encoding thiamine phosphate synthase → MKILSMHKRPRNSFWRDPGIYPILDLEYCTKFGKDPSELVALWNRHRSYVPFYQLRAKKETIPNIIHLYRKLRLQFPDFPLILNDYADLAFELHCFGLHLGKEDYENSDRFLRKRLSESGLFLGTSSHTLEELANLEEEFWDYTGFGPVFATSSKEGARPTLGSEILGETLKISRIPVAPIGGIDSSTLPAVLEKGNFLAAMISGASEPEDFLRSIRLLEKVGNE, encoded by the coding sequence GTGAAAATTCTTTCCATGCATAAAAGGCCGAGAAATTCTTTCTGGAGAGATCCGGGAATCTATCCTATTCTCGATTTGGAATATTGCACAAAATTCGGAAAAGATCCGTCCGAATTGGTGGCTCTTTGGAATCGCCACCGTTCCTATGTTCCTTTTTATCAGCTCCGTGCCAAAAAGGAAACGATCCCGAATATCATCCATCTGTATAGAAAGTTACGTCTACAATTTCCGGATTTCCCTTTGATCTTAAACGACTACGCCGACCTTGCCTTCGAGTTACATTGTTTCGGTTTGCATCTCGGGAAGGAGGACTATGAAAATTCGGATCGATTCCTGCGCAAACGTCTGTCCGAAAGCGGTTTATTTTTGGGGACTTCTTCCCATACGCTAGAAGAACTTGCAAACTTGGAGGAGGAATTCTGGGACTATACCGGCTTCGGTCCGGTGTTTGCGACTTCCTCTAAAGAAGGAGCCCGTCCGACGCTAGGATCCGAAATTCTGGGAGAAACCTTGAAAATCAGCCGGATTCCAGTGGCTCCTATCGGAGGAATCGATTCCTCGACTCTCCCTGCCGTTTTGGAAAAAGGGAACTTTCTTGCGGCTATGATCTCGGGAGCTTCCGAACCTGAGGATTTTCTGCGTTCTATTCGGCTCTTGGAGAAAGTGGGAAACGAATAG
- the thiS gene encoding sulfur carrier protein ThiS, protein MFVNGKRILVGDLSSPDLVSLLESLRLKPEMVAIQRNGEIIKRESWSGVKLQEGDRIEILKFVGGG, encoded by the coding sequence ATGTTCGTAAACGGAAAGCGGATCTTGGTCGGGGATCTTTCCTCCCCGGATCTAGTCTCCTTATTGGAATCTCTTAGACTGAAGCCCGAAATGGTCGCAATCCAAAGAAACGGGGAAATCATAAAACGAGAGAGTTGGTCGGGAGTGAAATTACAAGAAGGAGATCGAATCGAAATTCTGAAATTTGTCGGGGGAGGTTGA
- a CDS encoding 16S rRNA (uracil(1498)-N(3))-methyltransferase, whose translation MSSTEAVFFRPGFLPEADLKLLPEEISHLKALRIFQEDKIVILKDGRGLSCFFRVPTSSSKGHFLKSETKQDLSRPAVIATAIPKGNRLEWLIQKGTELGITKFIFLNFAHSDRRDLNPERMGKVAAEACAQSGREFLPSIHGPLELSAFLEESRKEGSELIVLDPEGTEFLGPDSVRNRILIIGPEGGFRAEEKELFEREKIRNYNAGDSILRIETAGVYAASLFRAFLGRS comes from the coding sequence ATGTCGTCGACGGAAGCGGTTTTTTTCAGACCGGGTTTTTTGCCGGAAGCGGACCTAAAACTTTTACCGGAAGAGATTTCCCATCTCAAAGCCCTGAGAATTTTCCAGGAAGATAAAATCGTAATCCTGAAGGACGGCAGAGGACTGAGTTGTTTTTTTCGAGTCCCTACCTCTTCTTCAAAAGGGCACTTCCTAAAAAGCGAAACCAAGCAAGATCTTTCTCGGCCCGCCGTGATCGCCACCGCGATTCCGAAAGGGAATCGATTGGAATGGCTGATTCAAAAAGGAACGGAACTCGGAATTACGAAATTCATCTTTCTGAATTTCGCCCACTCGGATCGGAGGGATTTGAATCCGGAAAGAATGGGGAAGGTGGCCGCCGAAGCTTGTGCTCAATCCGGTAGAGAGTTTTTACCTTCGATCCACGGTCCGTTGGAACTCTCCGCATTTTTGGAAGAAAGTCGGAAAGAGGGATCGGAGCTCATCGTTCTGGATCCGGAAGGAACGGAATTTTTAGGACCCGACTCTGTCCGGAATCGGATCCTAATCATCGGGCCGGAAGGAGGCTTTCGGGCGGAGGAAAAGGAACTTTTTGAAAGAGAAAAAATCCGGAACTATAACGCGGGAGACTCGATTCTTAGGATCGAAACCGCAGGAGTATATGCGGCTTCTCTTTTTAGAGCTTTTCTAGGAAGAAGCTAG
- a CDS encoding outer membrane lipoprotein-sorting protein has protein sequence MASGISHAQTSPEKNRVAQELVARLDQALLKTEGLVKANLILIKRSGDSWTWDMSVFRKGEDSLSLFESKGRGLEYKILFKEDGELIYAFNALSRKIFRKTDEEKYESHLSTGFSFVDLSGNSYQANYNPIVQSDLEVGGKKMKRVAMRPIVPYFYSKLVLLLEPESLKPIRLDFHDKDGVLYKTLNIKYGPIKVKAKQKVTKEDLASRLEMLDLNTGSISVLEYTEVDRDVKPDPSLFELENLNRL, from the coding sequence ATGGCTTCTGGGATAAGCCATGCCCAGACCTCCCCGGAAAAAAACAGGGTGGCGCAGGAACTAGTGGCGCGGCTGGACCAGGCATTGCTGAAGACGGAAGGATTGGTCAAGGCGAATCTGATTTTGATCAAGCGGTCCGGGGACAGTTGGACTTGGGACATGAGCGTGTTCCGAAAAGGAGAGGATTCCCTCTCCCTTTTCGAAAGCAAGGGACGCGGCCTGGAATACAAAATTCTCTTCAAGGAAGACGGAGAATTGATCTACGCATTCAATGCGCTTTCGCGGAAAATCTTCCGAAAAACCGACGAAGAAAAGTACGAAAGTCATCTGAGTACGGGATTCAGTTTCGTCGACCTTTCCGGGAATTCCTACCAGGCGAACTACAATCCGATCGTCCAAAGCGATCTGGAAGTGGGTGGAAAAAAGATGAAACGGGTGGCGATGAGACCCATCGTTCCCTATTTTTATTCCAAGCTGGTGCTATTGTTGGAACCCGAAAGCTTAAAGCCGATTCGTTTGGATTTTCACGATAAGGACGGGGTTTTATATAAGACTTTAAACATCAAATACGGTCCGATCAAGGTAAAAGCCAAACAGAAAGTTACGAAGGAAGATCTCGCGAGTAGGTTGGAAATGCTGGATTTGAACACGGGTTCTATTAGTGTTTTAGAATATACGGAAGTGGATCGGGATGTAAAACCGGATCCTTCCCTCTTCGAACTGGAAAACCTGAACCGACTTTAA
- the guaB gene encoding IMP dehydrogenase, which translates to MSNQSYRDSQFLDGLSGEELFNMQIGLTYRDFLVLPGFIDFHPSEVELETRLTKKIRLKRPFVSSPMDTVTESSMAIAQALMGGIGIIHYNNTIDQQVSEVTKVKRFENGFITDPVVLGPKHTIHDLDRIKEKHGFTGIPITEDGTRNSKLIGIVTNRDIDFERERSITVDKVMTTEVITGKAGITLKEANDIIKKEKIGKLPIIDKDGKLVSLVSRSDLKKNKDFPDSSKDENKRLRCGAAVSTLPESRDRVATLYEAGVDVIFIDSAQGNSIYQIEMLKFIKANFRNLEVVGGNVVTRGQAENLIQAGADGLRIGMGPGSICITQDTMAVGRAQATAVYQTAFHAAKHDVPVIADGGISNIGDIANALAIGASACMMGFMFAGTNEAPGEYFYENGIRLKKYRGMASIEAMKAGGDKRYFNEGQKVKVAQGVSGSVVDRGSILNFIPYLSQGIRLSFQDMGYKSIQELHKGLREGKLRFERRSESAQAQGSVHSLYSYNAPSLRAE; encoded by the coding sequence ATGTCAAACCAATCTTACCGCGACTCCCAATTTTTAGACGGCCTTTCGGGCGAAGAACTTTTCAACATGCAGATCGGGCTTACGTACAGGGACTTTTTGGTCCTGCCCGGCTTTATCGATTTTCATCCCTCCGAAGTCGAACTGGAAACTAGGCTTACAAAAAAAATCCGGTTAAAACGTCCCTTCGTAAGTTCCCCTATGGACACGGTTACCGAATCCTCGATGGCAATCGCTCAGGCGTTGATGGGGGGAATCGGAATCATTCATTATAATAATACGATCGACCAACAAGTGTCGGAAGTCACCAAAGTGAAACGTTTCGAAAACGGTTTTATCACGGATCCGGTCGTTTTAGGTCCGAAACATACGATCCACGATCTGGACAGAATCAAAGAGAAACACGGATTTACCGGGATTCCGATCACGGAAGACGGGACCAGGAACTCGAAGCTGATCGGGATCGTGACGAATCGAGACATCGATTTCGAGCGGGAAAGGAGCATCACTGTGGACAAGGTGATGACCACCGAAGTAATCACTGGAAAAGCCGGAATCACTTTAAAAGAAGCGAATGATATCATCAAAAAGGAAAAAATCGGGAAGCTCCCGATCATAGACAAGGACGGAAAGTTGGTTTCCTTGGTAAGTCGATCCGACTTGAAGAAGAACAAGGATTTTCCGGACTCTTCCAAGGACGAGAACAAACGACTCCGTTGCGGTGCCGCCGTATCCACATTGCCCGAGTCCAGAGATCGGGTTGCGACTCTGTATGAAGCGGGGGTCGACGTGATTTTCATCGATTCCGCCCAAGGAAACTCCATATACCAGATCGAGATGCTGAAATTCATCAAAGCGAATTTTCGGAATCTGGAAGTAGTGGGAGGAAACGTAGTCACTAGAGGGCAGGCGGAAAATCTCATCCAGGCTGGAGCGGACGGACTTAGGATCGGTATGGGACCCGGTTCCATCTGCATCACACAGGATACGATGGCGGTCGGTAGAGCTCAGGCAACCGCGGTCTATCAAACCGCTTTCCATGCGGCGAAGCACGACGTGCCCGTAATCGCGGACGGTGGAATTTCCAATATAGGCGATATCGCGAACGCTTTGGCGATCGGCGCTTCCGCCTGTATGATGGGTTTTATGTTTGCCGGAACGAACGAGGCTCCCGGGGAATATTTCTATGAAAACGGAATCCGTCTCAAGAAGTATAGAGGGATGGCCAGCATCGAAGCCATGAAAGCGGGTGGAGACAAACGATATTTCAACGAAGGGCAAAAGGTCAAAGTAGCCCAAGGGGTGAGCGGTTCCGTAGTAGACAGGGGTTCCATTCTGAATTTTATTCCTTATTTAAGCCAAGGAATTCGGCTTTCCTTCCAGGACATGGGCTATAAAAGCATCCAGGAACTTCATAAGGGATTGAGAGAAGGAAAACTGAGATTCGAAAGGAGAAGCGAATCCGCCCAGGCCCAGGGTTCGGTTCATAGCCTGTATTCCTATAACGCTCCCAGTTTGAGGGCCGAATAG
- a CDS encoding DUF1577 domain-containing protein yields MEKVERKQRDREIIAEPEKKLHIIGKFLLKSELLVRDTDSHDSVQLLSVSKDAKKILVQGKAPEQFKLNSHVVLYKLLARYLELECEVIDERPNNQYVMEVESVSIASRERQFMRIKPPDGTVWITNLRTSKTTIDANLFNIPTSVKVNFADYERILKPKFDILKIDVFRSIGDKFDLVKKTGKILYIPNTQKPESYTTSDPNGYIDYEHELGDEEDVRRKIIEYANQKIKSELIVPVIYINHDEQAIPIGYVLVQNRNKEIDITEVMEIKTLTFEMVDRIRESNTILVKERFPVLDLSTGGLRVKINHPDLNDDLPRRVGFTFDIFFKMQAPLTAYGVVRSVARDAENNMYVGISLEGNSARPGEKKRYLDNVNRLMADFGAKVNPS; encoded by the coding sequence ATGGAAAAGGTCGAACGTAAGCAAAGGGACCGCGAAATCATTGCAGAGCCTGAAAAAAAGCTCCATATCATCGGAAAATTCCTGTTAAAAAGCGAACTTCTAGTTCGGGATACGGATTCCCACGATTCCGTCCAACTCCTCTCCGTCAGTAAAGACGCAAAAAAGATTCTCGTCCAAGGAAAAGCTCCCGAACAATTCAAATTGAATTCCCATGTGGTTTTGTACAAACTCTTGGCCCGGTATTTGGAATTGGAATGCGAGGTTATAGACGAGCGCCCGAACAACCAGTATGTAATGGAAGTGGAATCCGTGTCGATTGCGAGTCGGGAACGCCAATTTATGAGGATCAAGCCTCCCGACGGAACCGTCTGGATCACGAATTTACGCACCAGTAAGACCACCATCGACGCGAATCTATTCAATATCCCGACTTCGGTAAAAGTGAATTTTGCGGATTATGAACGGATCCTAAAACCGAAATTCGACATTCTGAAAATCGACGTTTTCCGTTCCATAGGGGATAAATTCGACCTGGTCAAAAAAACCGGAAAGATTCTATACATACCAAATACCCAAAAACCGGAGAGTTATACCACCTCCGATCCGAACGGATACATAGATTACGAGCACGAATTGGGGGATGAAGAGGACGTCCGCCGGAAAATCATCGAATATGCAAACCAGAAGATCAAATCGGAACTGATCGTCCCCGTCATTTATATCAACCACGATGAACAAGCGATCCCGATCGGATATGTTTTGGTCCAGAACCGGAATAAGGAAATCGACATTACCGAAGTGATGGAGATCAAAACTCTTACATTCGAGATGGTGGACCGGATCCGGGAATCGAACACAATTCTAGTCAAAGAGCGTTTTCCGGTTTTGGATCTCTCCACAGGGGGCCTTCGGGTTAAAATCAACCATCCGGATCTGAACGACGACCTGCCTCGCCGAGTAGGATTCACTTTCGACATCTTTTTTAAAATGCAGGCGCCCTTGACCGCCTACGGAGTGGTCCGCTCCGTTGCCAGAGATGCGGAGAACAATATGTATGTGGGAATATCCTTGGAAGGGAATTCGGCCCGTCCCGGAGAGAAAAAAAGATACCTAGACAACGTCAATCGCCTGATGGCGGATTTCGGCGCGAAAGTAAATCCGAGTTAG